The genome window AACCTGCTAACATAGAGAAATTTTTTGCGGGTATAACGGATTCAAATGCACAAGGAAATGCAAAAAGAGGGATACTAGACGAGATATCGAAAGGTTTAGAAAATACTGTTTCGTGGTTTTTATCGCAAATGCCTCCCCTGTATCTGTGGTCAACCTCGCAAAATGCAATAATGGATGACATACTAGAAATAGTTTCAGGCAAAGTTCTTGCAGAAAAACAAGTTGCAGAAAGATTTTCTGCTTCTTCACAGACAATTACTTTAATCGCTCCCGGCGAACATTCCTCAGCAACAGTAAAAATAGCTTCCCTTTTATATCGTCATCATGCTAAAAATGCTAGATTATTTAACACTTTGGATAAAAAAATTGGTTTATGTGAACTTTACCAAGCTCCTTATAACAATTCTTCTACTTGGGAATCTAAAATAGCCCAAGAAAAACTTGCTGCATTAAAAACAATTTTAGCAAATAAATCCAAAATTATGGTCGACGCCTTTATTCAATCTTTGGACAAGGATTATGTTGAAATAGCAACTGTAAAACAAATAGCTATTGCTTACGAAGCTGTAAATTATAACATTGAAAATGAAAATACGTTTGTAAATTTAACTACTATTGTTGATGAGCAAACAAAAGATGCGCGTGTAAGGGTAGATATCTGCTTAAAGCATTTTCCAGTCAATGCAGCTATGGAAAATATCATTGGTATTTTTACTAGATATAATTTTCAAGTGAGAAGACTTCTTGCTAATGAAATAAATATGCCAAACAATCAAAAATTTACAGTTCTGCATCTGATAGCGGCTAGTCCTACTGGCGAAGTAATTACAGATAATATGAAAGCTTGGGGAAAAGTTTTAAAAAGTTTAAAAACTCTTTCCTATGTTGATCATGGAGATGAATTTTCCAATTTATTATTAGGTGACAGTCCATTCAGTCTTAACGAAACAAACCTTGTAAGGGCAATGGCAAATTGGGCTCATATTTTCTTAACTAAGCAAAACCCTTATTACTATTCAACAGATAGAGTATCAAAAGTCATTGCAAATAATTTTAATTACATGGAATACTGTATCCGTTACTTTAGAGCTAGATTCGATCCTCGCTTTGAAGGAGATAGAAAAAAAGAAGCTGCAGTTTTTTATGATTATATCAAAGCAATATATTCTGATTTAAATGATATTGTTGAAAAAAATATTCTAAAAGAAGGCTTAAACTTTTTATCCCATATTTTAAAAACAAATTATTTTTTAATATCAAAAGGTGGTTTGACCTTTCGTATGGATCCTACCATTTTAGATAAACAATATTATCCAGAAACTCCTTATGGTATTTTTTACATGATAGGCAGAAACTTCAGAGCATTCCAAGTTCGCTATCGTGATATTTCGCGCGGCGGTATGCGCGTTGTTATGCCAAGAAATTCTGGCGATTATGAAAACGCATTGGCAGGTGTTTTTGATGAAGTTAACGGTTTAGCTTCAGCTCAACAACTTAAAAATAAAGATATACCTGAGGGCGGAAGCAAATGTGTGATGGTTGTCCGTCCTGGCGGGGATAAAAATGAAGCAGTAAAAGCAGCTATTTCAGGGTTATTAGACTTAATAGTAACCGATCCTAAAACTGGTGTGCTCGCTGATGGTATTATTGATTACTACGGTAAAGATGAAATTATTTATCTTGGGCCAGATGAAAATTTAACTGATGATCTCATAGTTTGGATCATTCAACATGCATTGCATAGGAAATATAAATACGCTTATGCGTTCATGTCATCAAAACCAGATTTTGGTATAAACCATAAAACTTACGGTGTTACTTCTGAAGGTGTGAATGTCTATGTTGATAATGTGCTTCGTTATTTAGGATTACAAAATTCTAACTTCAGAGTTAAAATGACAGGTGGACCTGATGGGGATGTCGCTGGAAATGAATTGAACATTTTATACCGCGAATATGGTGAACGTTGTCGAGTTATTGCCATAGGTGATGGTTTTGGGGCGGCTTATGATCCGAAAGGATTAAACTGGCAAGAATTGCTTAGATTATTTAAAGAATCAAAATCAATTGTTGAATTTAATCCTAATAAACTTAGCGGAGATTCTAAGGCATTTGTAATCGCAGCAAATTCGAAAGAAAATACAAGAATTAGAGATAGTTTATATGCAACTGCAGAAGCCGAAATTTTTATTCCTGCAGGAGGCAGACCTTATACAGTGAAAGAAAGTAACTGGGATAAATATTTATTACCAAATGGAAGACCTAGTTCTCTTGCGATTGTAGAAGGGGCAAACATTTTCTTTACAAAAGAAGCGAGACAAAAAATTGTTGATAGTGGAGTTGTTGTCATTAAAGACAGTTCTGCTAATAAAGCTGGTGTAAGTTGTTCTTCCTATGAAATAATTGCTTGTTTAACAATTCTTCCAGAAGAATTTGCTGAAATAAAAGATATTTATGTTAAGCAAGTTTTAGACATAATTAGAAGAAATGCAGACTTAGAAGCTAAACTCTTATTCAGAGAGTGGTTAAAAAATAAAAATGAAACAGATTTAGTTAAATTAAGCTATGAAATTTCTGCTGAAATAAATCAAGCAAAAGATATATTATTAAATAAATTAAATGAACTTAATGATGAAGAATTATCTGCTGGTAAGTTTACTTTTGTTTTAATGAAACACTGTCCTAAAATTCTTGTCGAAAAATATAAAGACAGAATTCTAAATAGGTTACCAAGAGCGCACAAAATTGCTATATTGAGTGCACACATGGCAAGCCATGTTATTTATAGAGAAGGACTTAATTGGCTAGAATCAATGGAAACAGAGCAAATTTTTAAAGTAGCTCTTGATTACATTGAAGCAGAACGTAACATTGAGAAAATGGTTGCTGAGTTGCAACAAAGTAACCTATCATTTAAAGAAGAAATAGTTGAAGTATTAAAAGTCGCTGGTGCTAAATACCTCGCATCGAGTAAAGCATAAAAATTAAGCTTGGCGACTTACTACAAAAGGAGTGCGCTTTGCTTAATTCAATTACTAAAAAAAATATTTTTTTTATATTATCTTTGTTAGGTTGTTTGTTAATTCTAATTCCTTATTTAATTCCTATATTAATAGGAATTTCATTAGCATATTTATATGAACCTCTTTTAGAAAAAATTATTTTAAAATATGAATTAAAAAAACAAATTTGGAAAGTTATTATAAGCTTGTTTTTAGTTATTTTAACTCTTGCTGCAATTATTGCTCCTTTTTTAACTCTTATTTCTTCTGGGTTTCAAGAATTGAGTGCATTAATAAATTCATTGGATACTGATTTTAAAAATCCTAATTTTATAAAAGAATCTTCTGATAATTTAAGTGTTTTTTTAGATAAATTTTCAATTCACTACACTTCAGATGAATTACTACTAAAAGGAACAGAAGTTTTAAAGAAAGCAGGTACTTTTTTAGTTTCATGGTTTGGTACAGCAATTACTGGTACACCTGGAATGATGCTAAAATTTATGATTTTCATTTTAACTTGGTTTTTCTTTTTACTTTATGGCAAACATTATAGAAATATTATCTTACCAAAATTAATCCCTTGGGAAAAAGAACGAATCATCATAGGAAATAGTATATCAGCAGTTTTAAAAGCTTTAATAGTGGCAAATGTTTTAGTTTCTTCTTTACAAGCAATATTAATAACTTCTTCTCTAGCTTTTTTTGGAATTCCAAGATTTGCTTTATTAGGAATTATAGCTTTTTTTTCTTCCTTTATACCTATCATTGGCACAGCTCCAATTATGCTCGGAGCTGCTGCTTGGTGTTATTTTAGCCAAGAACGACTCGGTGCTTCAATTGGTATTATTTTATGTTCTGTTTTAATAAGTGTTGTCGACAATTTAATGCGTCCTTTATTAATGAAAGGAGGTGTAAACTTGAACTTCTTCTGGATGTTTTTAGCTATTCTTGGTGGTATGTCTCAATTTGGAATAACAGGAGCTGTCCTTGGACCTGCTTTTTTCACACTTTTTATTGCGTTCTTAAAGGATGAAGAAAATGATAGTAATGCAGAAATGGTACAACAAATAGATGAAAATCCTCCCAATCCTTGATCAATATCGCCTTATTTAAATTAAATGATTAAATTATTTTCTTTTTTTCCTCTCTCCTGTAAGTAAGACTAGTTACTTGTTTATGGATGACGTAGGGCACTTTTTTTAAACTATGGGTTCGTAATGATCAGTAAAAATAAGAAAAATAAGATACTTTTTCAAGATGCTTCGTTTGTACTAGAAGATAACTTTCCTTCTCAATACTTTGGAGTAGCTATTTTTGATATAGATGGAGATAATGATCCGGAAATCTTGGTTGCGAATGCTAGCGGAAGTAATATCATTTACAAGTATAATCAAGAATCCCAAACATTTATAAATATAGCCCCTGAAAATTTTCAAGCAAAAAAGCTAGCAACAATTAGTATATGTGTTGGAGATTTTTTAGGTAATGGTACTCCTGCTATCTATATGCTTCATTCTGATACTTTTTCGGGTATGAAAACACAATATGATAGTCTCTTCATTCCTATACAAGTATCAGATAATAAAATACTTTTAAAAGATTTCTTAGGGAAAAAATCACAGTTGAGTAACCCATATGCTGGTCGTAGCGTTGCCGCTGTAGATTATAACGGCGATGGTAAGCATGCATTTTATGTTGTGAATTATAATGCACCAAGCTTATTTTATAGTTATGATCAAGAAAAACAGCAAGTTGAAGAGCTATCCATGCAACTTGGTATCAGACAATTTGCTGGTGGAAGAAGTGTTTTAGCTCAATACATCACTAATAATAATGCATTAGATATTTTTGTAGGAAATGAGAATGACCCTAATGCGCTATTTTCAAAACAAAATGAAAAAGAATATGTTGAAATAGCTTCAAAGTATGAGCTCACAGATAAAGACAACCATGCAAGGGGAGTTGCTGTAGCCGATTTTGAAGGTAATGGAAGGGCAGATCTGGTAATTGGAACTTGGGAAGGTGAAAATTCAATTTTCTTTCAATCAGAAAATGGTGAATTTGAAAATCTTTCTCCAGCTTTATTTTGTGAACCGCGAAGTATTCGAAGTGTTATTGTTGCTGATTTTGATAATGATGGAAATGAAGAAATTTTTATCAATACAAACAGAAATAAAAATAAAATGCTTAGGTATCTTGGAAATAAAGAATGGGAGGAATTAGATATTGGTGCTTTGGCAAGTAAACAGATCAATGGAACAGGTGCTGCAATAGGAGATCTGACTGGTAATGGTTTTTTAGATATTTTTATAGCAGTTGGTGATTTATTGCCTGGGGAAAATAAACTTTTTCTTGGGGTTCCAAATGGAAACCATTGGCTACGAATTCAGCCTCTTACAAAAAATGGTTTTCCTGCTTTAGGAGCTAAAGTCAGATTGTATGTAAAAAATTTCAAAACTCAAACTAAATTTATATGTTCTGGAAGTGGGTATTTATGCCAAATGGAGCCTGTAGCGCATTTTGGTCTTGGATTAAAAGAACCAATTATTGAAAAAATTGAAATTATTTGGCCAGGTAATGGTGCGGATACTCCTCCGACCAGAATCATCCCCGGAAGTCAGATTAAATATAATTCTTTTATTCAAATACCATTTCCAAAGGTTTAAGAAAGAAAATTTAAATGGATTTGTCGACTACTCAGAAACTAGATATTGAATATCAATCAGCACTAAATTATTGTTTTACTATACTCCCTAATGTTTCAAGATCTTTTGCGATAGGTATTGAATTTTTAACTGGAGAACTTCAAAATTCTGTGCTTATAGGTTATTTGTTGTGTAGAATTATAGATACAATTGAAGATGATAAAGATCTGGATATCGCTTTAAAACATAAATTTTTGCAAGAGTTTCCTAAATGCTTTGAGAATGATTCCATTCTGATTGAGTATCAATATCTCGCAAAAAAACTGACTGGTGATAAACAGCATACAAATTTGCTAGAAAACATTGATAAAGTATTTTGTGTTTTTAAAAATTTAACAGAAGATTCAAAAATTGTTTTAAAAAAATGTGTTATAGAAATGGCCTATGGTATGGCTGATTTTGTTAGCCGTTATCCAAATGGAATAAGAATATCTTCTGTAGAAGAATATAAAAAATATTGTTATTATGTTGCTGGTACTGTTGGTGTTTTATTGACTGACCTTTGGTCTATTCATGGACGTTGTATTTCTAAGCAAAATTTACAATTATTAAATAAAAATTCCATTCTTTTTGGTGAGGCTTTACAAACTGTAAATATATTAAAAGATATAGTTTGGGATGCTAAAAATGAAAATTCAATTTATATCCCAGAAAGTTTATTAAGAAAACATGGTCTTGATCATTCAAACTTTTTGCTTCCAGAAAAAGAACAGCAATCTTTTTCTGCTATAAATGAAATGCTAATTCTTGCTAATGATGATGTTAATTACTCTTTAGATTATGTTCGAAAGTTACCATTAGCTAATTTTCGAATAAGGTTTTTTTGTATTTTTCCTTTGCTTTTAGCTATTGCTACATTGCGCGAAATTCGTAAATCAGAGAATATTATTTTTTCTGGAAAGAATATTAAAGTTTCGAGGAAGCAAGTTATATTTATAAAATACTATTCAATTCTCGCTTCCCTTTTCAATTTTTTATTGGCTGAAAATGTCGTAAATAAAATTTATTTTTTAAAGTAACAGATTTTTCCTTGACATGTAAATGAAAAGTTAATAATATCTTTTTATCCTGTAAAATAAAAATCCTAAAAAGTGAGAAACTTATGAAAAAAATAACTTCCTTGACCATATTTGTCTCAATCTGTTCAATATTTTTTTCTTCATTAGCACAGGCTCAATATTTTAAACCTTCAATAGATGGTTCATGGCTTTATTCTGTCAACAATAAAACAATCGTAGCTGATAGTGGCATATTTTGTAGTTGTCTTATTAAGCCTAAAATGTGTAAAAAAAAGATATATTAAGCAAAGAATAAATATTGCACTTTATTGACATGTTTCTTTGAACTCGGCTATTTTTTTTAGTATTCTTATGAATAAACTTAAACTGAGAAAAAAGATGAGTTCAAATACTTTTAGTTATTGTGAAAATCTTAAAACCAATAATTTTTCATGTATCCAAGAATTTGGAATCTTCCTTGCAATCAAAAAAAATGATTTTACAATTGTTTCTGTTTCAGAAAATATTTCATTCATTGCTAATTTAAAAGCTTTAGATTTAATTGGAAAAGATCTAACACTTTTTATTTGTGATAAGAGTAAGGAAAAAATTAACAAAATAAAGTCCAATTTAGAAGAAACTAGTGTTAATTTAAATTACTACGTTTCAGATATTTCTTTTTGTTTCTCTAAAAATTCAAAAACATTAAAAGAATGTTATTTTTATCAAAAAGATACTTTAATTATTGTAGAAGTCTTTAATGAATATAATTCAAAAGAAAATGAAATTATAACTAGTCTAGTATCAAATTTTAATAGATCATTGTCACTTCCAATTTATGAAGATGATGAGATACTAGCGCATGATATCTGCAAACTTGTTAAAAAGATTACAAATTATGATAGAGTCTATTATTGCCACTTTGGGGAAGATGAACACGGATATGTTATTGGAGAAGCAAAAAATGAGAATTGTGACTCAATTCTTCATCATCACTTTCCTGCATCTGATGTTCCATTTATAGTCAGAAACTTATATCTCAGAAATAGGATGAGAATTATCCCAAATGCCGACTATAAAGAAGTAAAAATTATTGGTGAAATTGAACAATTTAATTTAGATCTTTCATTAGTGCGTACAATTGGTAAGACCCATATTCAATATATTAAAAATATGGGTATTTCATCTTCAGCATCATTTAGTGTTACCAATGGAAATAGATTAGCTGGACTTATAGGATGCCATAATTATACACCGAAAGAAATATCTTTGTATATTATGAATAAGTTAAGTAATTTAATAGAACATATTTCTACGAAAATAGAAATTAATACTCTGAAAAAAAATAGTATTTACCGAGACGAAATTTTGAAAGAATTTATTAATCATTTTGTAAATTGTAGTTGCCATTTAGAAAATATGGATGAATCGCATTTTTTGGGATTACAAAATGCAGTAAAATTTGATTACATAGTTTTTGGAAATAAAAATAAGATTATACTATCTAAACAATTAGAAAATATAGTACCAGAAACTGAAATAAAAAAATTAATTAATGAATTAAATAAAGGAAAGATATTTATTACTAATGAAGTAAGAAAGTATAATAATTTTTTTAATGGTATAGCAAATTTTTCTGGGGTAATGCTTTTTAATGTAGAAGATAAATTTGGTGATTTTATTATGTTTGTAAGAAAGGAACAGATAGAAACTTTAAAATGGAGTGGCAATCCAAATGACTACAATGAATCTAATGGTCAAATAGGACCTAGGAAATCTTTTGAAACATGGTATCAAGAAGTTAAAAATAAAAGTGAGGTTTGGAATAAGTCAGATAAATTTTATTTTGATAAAATAAAATCTTTAATTTCTGAAGAAAGATCGAAGTATCTTTCTAATCTGGAAATAAATAATCAAAATCTCCAAGAAAAAAATAAACAGATTGAGGTTTTATTAAGTGAGGTTCATCATAGAGTCAAAAATAATTTATCTATTTTAAATGCACTATTTGATTGGAAAATTAGAGAAGCAAAAAACTCTGAAGTAACTAGCACTTTAAAGGAAATGAAAAGTAGAGTTTCTTCCATAAGTTTACTGCATGAATCACTATATCAAGAAAATAACTATGGTGTGATGGATTTAAAAAAATATATTCAAAACTTATCTATATTTACTAAAAGTATATACAAAGATACAAATAATCTTGATATTAAAATTAAAATACCAACTAATACGAAAATACCTTTACAACAATCACTTCCATTTGGTCTAATTGTTCATGAATTTATAACCAACTCTATAAAATATGCTTTCAAATCTATAGAGAAGCCACTTATTACTATAGAATGGAATGAATCTGATAAAAATGTTCTTTTTTCTTTAAGTGATAATGGTATTGGTTGTGAAGATTTATTAAAAGATGGAAGAAAATCTATCGGAATAGAATTAATAAAAATGTTAATAAAACAGTTAGATGGATTACTTGAATGGAATGGAGAAAATGGGGTTAAAATTGATATAAATTTTTCTAAAAGGAAATGTTCATGGTTGGAAATGAAACTATAGCGAAGAAAAAAATATTAATTGTGGAAGATGAAACAATACTAGCAAAAAATTTAGAAGATATTTTAACAGATTTAAATTACCAAGTTGTAGGGATTGCGGATAATTCAATGAAAGCTATAATGCAGTTTTTTATGCATAATCCAGATTTAATTCTAATGGACATTCATTTGAAAGGTCAGGATGATGGCATTAAAACAGCAGAAATAATATTAGAACAAAAATTAGTTCCAATCATATTTATAACTGCAAATCAAGATTCAGCGACATTTAATCGAGCAAAACTGAATGGCGCTTATGGATATGTTTTAAAACCTTTTCAAGAAAGAGAATTGCAGATAGTAATTGAAATTGCATTTTCTCAATTTGAGGATAAAATTAAAATATTGAAGTTAGAAAATCTTATTAGTGATGTTGAACGATTAAATGCTGTTGACACTTTTGCATCTGGTTTTATTCATGCTATTAATACGTCATTAACACAAATTTTTATGGCTTATAATACATTAAAAAATGAGCAAGTATTATCAACAAATTTAAACGTAATAACAGCTTTAAATTTAATAGATACCGCTTCTAATTCAATTAAGTCTACCGTAAAAAATTATAACCACTTGTTAGATTCTTTGGAATTAGACGCTCCTGTTAGTTTTTCAATTTTTGAAGGTTGTAAAGAGGCATTGGATATTTGTAAATATTATGCTCTTTCAAAGAAGGTGCTAATAAAAGAACTAAAAGGTTCAAAGCAAACTTATATTTATATATCAAGGTCAGTTTTATTTTTATCGCTTGTTAATGTAATCAAAACAATTTGTGATTTTATTCAAAATGATTCCGATTCATGGATTGAGATTAATTGGGAAGAAAATACTATCAAGGATGAAAGAATAATAAAAATTTCGTTTAGTGGGGAGCTATTAGATTCTGAAATGCGGAAAAATATTTTTAATCCTCTCTCAGATAGTAGTGAGAAAATAAAAATAAATAAATTTGCTTTGGTTACAACAAAAAATTTACTAGAAAAATGTCATAGTGATTTATTTTTTGGAACAGATGAAGATATAAATTGTTTTGCAATTAAGGTAAAAATTCTCCAAAAAAATTAGTTCAATGGTTAATGTATAGTGAATTATTCTTTATTATTAACTTTTAAAATTTAACATAGCTATCAATTTATATTTTTTAGATAAATTCTGTTTATTTTATAATAAATTTATTGACTACACAGTCAAAATAACTTATATATAAATTGTTCTTTAAAACAAGTCCTTCCTAATCCAGAATTCTTATATATATAAAGTAGGTGATACCATGAATATATATACAATCATCAAAGTTTCTATTGCAATTTCTGCATGTGGGATATTTATTTTAACAAATACAAGTTTACTAAAACCAATAGAAGATAAAAAGATAGAAAAATCTTCAAATGAAAAAAAAGTAATTAAATATATTGTTAGTAAAAATTCATATTTTTAGTAAATGCAGAGGAAATTGTATGAATATCAGAACATTTTTTATTTTAATTTTATTTTTTATTTCTTTGTTTTTTTACTTGCATTCTAATTAATTGAGTAAACATTAGAGGATGTTTAAAGAACAGGCGCAGTTACTGGAAAAAACCAATAGCTGCGCCACCTTCTGTTCGTGGATCAGTAAATCCAAAGTATTGTTTATTTAATTCTTTTACTTCTGCAGCTTGCAAGGAACCAAATGGTTCACTTAATTTAATTTTATGACCCATTTTTACCATTTTTTCTAATGTATCTGGGCTAGTCCCCTCTTCATAGAAAAAAATGTCCGGCCATAATTGATTATGAAATTTGGGAGTTGCAATACATGTAGCAATATTTTTATGATAATCAATATATCTGACTAGAAAATTAAAAACTTGGGAAATTATTCTGCTTCCGCCTGGAGCACCTACAACCAAAATAGGCTCAGATTTGTCGTTTAATAAAATTGTTGGACTCATTGAGCTTAAAGGTCTTTTTTGTGGAGCAATAATATTTTTCTCACCTTGCACTAACCCATATGAATTTGCACTTCCAATTTTTGCAGTAAAGTCTCCCATTTCATTATTAAGTATAAAACCAGCTCCTTTAACTACTTTTCCATTTCCAAATGAAAAGTTTAAAGTGTAAGTATTAGAAACCATATTTCCTTCGCTATCTATAATTGAAAAATGAGTAGTATTTATCTCTTCTTTTTTAGAATTTTTAGAACTTTCTATTTTGCTTGAAGGTGTATGTGTTGAGAGGTTTATTTTCTTAGCTAATAGTTTTGAATATTCTTTATTTGTTAATAAGTCTAATGGATTTTTTACAAAATTAGGATCACCAAGTTTATTATTTCTATCAAAATATGCATAACTCATTATTTCATTCATTAAATGAAAATATTTCGCACTATTTAAAGGGTATTTTTTTAAGTCAAAGTTTTCCAGGATATTTAACATTTCAATGATGGTCACTCCGCCTGAGCTAGGAGGAGGAACTGAATAAATGTTATAATTTTTATACTTTCCATGAATTGGTGTTTGTTCTTCCACATTGTAATTTGATAAGTCTTCAAGAGATATAATTCCTCCATTTGCTTTCATATCATCTACTATTTTTTTTGCTATTTCTCCTTTATAAAATCCATCACTTCCTAATTCAGAAATTATTTTCAACGTTTTTGCCAGATCATGTTGAATTAAATTATCTCCTACTTTTATAGGTTTTCCATTGTTAAAAAATATTTTTTTTGTTTCATTGCTAGTTGAAAGAAGTTTTTCTGAATCGATTAAAGATTGCGATAAAGCATGAGAAACAATAAAGCCATTTTCAGCAAGGTCAATTGCAGGTTTTATAACTTTATCTAGTGGAAGTTTTCCATATTTTTTTAAAGCATAAGTTAGACCCATAACTGTTCCAGGAACACCAGTTGATAAATAACTTTTATCTAATTTATCATTATCAATATTACCATTGGCTTTTAAAAACATGTTTTTAGTGGCTAAAAAGGGTGCTTTTTCACGATAATTAATGTTTATGGCTTTTTTTTCTTTATTTAGCCAAATCATCATAAAACCTCCCCCACCAATATTTCCAGCCTCTGGAAAAGTTACAGCTAAAGCAAATCCTACAGCTACAGCTGCATCAATTGCATTTCCTCCTTGACGAAGAATTTCTACGCCTATTTTTGAAGCCATTTCTTCTTCACTAACAACTATCCCATTTCTTCCAAAAATTGGTTTATATATTTCAGTATTTTTCTCTATATTTTGAAACTGTGTTGCGTCTATTAAGGGGAATGCATAATTAATGTTAACAGAATTAATTAATAATATTTTTAGTAAAAAATAAGATATTTTTTTCATTGTTTTTCCTTTGTATAATTTTGACTTTGAATATACTTTAGAAGTTTAAAAATTACAATTCTGATTTTATGAATAATTGTTACATAATTTTTAATTATTCAAGAAGAGATAGAAAAAGAATAAAAATAACGAATTAGTCCGATAAGTAATTAATAAATTAATGCGTTAATTGTTTTTAATTACTTAGTTTTTTTATAATTATTATTAAAATATTGATAAAATTATATTTTATATAATATATAAAACCATGATTTTATTAAATAAAAAATATAAAAAAAATCAAAAAAAATGATTGTGGAAAAATAAAAAATAACTTAGATAATACACTCTTTTTTTATTTATGAAGGAGTTTGTGTGTTTAAATTATACTTATCTGTAATAATTAGTTTTTTAATTTTTTCGTTAACTGCGAGAGCAGATGAATCCGAAAAAAAAGAATCCCAAAAAATAAATTTAGATATTTATGGATATACAGGATATAGATTGATGACTCTAAAAGATAAAGATGTTTTTGGAAGAAGTCCAAATTTATCTGGAGGTAATCTGACAGTTGGTGCATTATACACCTTTCAAACAAAAACAAAAATAAAACCTGTTGCAGGTTTAGCATTAGAAGGTGCCTACGTTACTGGTGATTATTACAACGACGGAAGGGTTGACGTTAAATATTCATATTCTACTATAACTGCAAATGGCGGCATAAAATATAATATTAACGACAGCTTTTCTGTTATTGGCTTGGCCGGAATTGGTACAAGCTTTAGAGATGAATATGAATATAAAAGAGATTTAATTATCGGTGATATTAAAACTAAAACAAGTGTTTCTAATCACTACATATATGGCGTAAATCTAATGGGATTATATAGATTTGGAAATCTCTTTAGTATGGGTGCAAATGCAACATTTAATGTTCATACAATGGAACAAAAATATGAAGCACTAAGTGCAGATCTTACTTATTATGAAAGATCATTAAACTTACTATTCATGTGGTCAATTTAAGAAAATTACATCACTTGCTTTTTGCAAACTCCCCTTTTATAAATTTTATAAAAGGGGAGTTTTTATACTGCAATGTATTTATTTTAATTATAAAAATATTGACATTTCCTGAGAATTATATAGTATAAAAAAAAATTAAAATAGAATAT of Pigmentibacter sp. JX0631 contains these proteins:
- a CDS encoding squalene/phytoene synthase family protein, with product MDLSTTQKLDIEYQSALNYCFTILPNVSRSFAIGIEFLTGELQNSVLIGYLLCRIIDTIEDDKDLDIALKHKFLQEFPKCFENDSILIEYQYLAKKLTGDKQHTNLLENIDKVFCVFKNLTEDSKIVLKKCVIEMAYGMADFVSRYPNGIRISSVEEYKKYCYYVAGTVGVLLTDLWSIHGRCISKQNLQLLNKNSILFGEALQTVNILKDIVWDAKNENSIYIPESLLRKHGLDHSNFLLPEKEQQSFSAINEMLILANDDVNYSLDYVRKLPLANFRIRFFCIFPLLLAIATLREIRKSENIIFSGKNIKVSRKQVIFIKYYSILASLFNFLLAENVVNKIYFLK
- a CDS encoding histidine kinase dimerization/phosphoacceptor domain -containing protein; amino-acid sequence: MSSNTFSYCENLKTNNFSCIQEFGIFLAIKKNDFTIVSVSENISFIANLKALDLIGKDLTLFICDKSKEKINKIKSNLEETSVNLNYYVSDISFCFSKNSKTLKECYFYQKDTLIIVEVFNEYNSKENEIITSLVSNFNRSLSLPIYEDDEILAHDICKLVKKITNYDRVYYCHFGEDEHGYVIGEAKNENCDSILHHHFPASDVPFIVRNLYLRNRMRIIPNADYKEVKIIGEIEQFNLDLSLVRTIGKTHIQYIKNMGISSSASFSVTNGNRLAGLIGCHNYTPKEISLYIMNKLSNLIEHISTKIEINTLKKNSIYRDEILKEFINHFVNCSCHLENMDESHFLGLQNAVKFDYIVFGNKNKIILSKQLENIVPETEIKKLINELNKGKIFITNEVRKYNNFFNGIANFSGVMLFNVEDKFGDFIMFVRKEQIETLKWSGNPNDYNESNGQIGPRKSFETWYQEVKNKSEVWNKSDKFYFDKIKSLISEERSKYLSNLEINNQNLQEKNKQIEVLLSEVHHRVKNNLSILNALFDWKIREAKNSEVTSTLKEMKSRVSSISLLHESLYQENNYGVMDLKKYIQNLSIFTKSIYKDTNNLDIKIKIPTNTKIPLQQSLPFGLIVHEFITNSIKYAFKSIEKPLITIEWNESDKNVLFSLSDNGIGCEDLLKDGRKSIGIELIKMLIKQLDGLLEWNGENGVKIDINFSKRKCSWLEMKL
- a CDS encoding response regulator, yielding MVGNETIAKKKILIVEDETILAKNLEDILTDLNYQVVGIADNSMKAIMQFFMHNPDLILMDIHLKGQDDGIKTAEIILEQKLVPIIFITANQDSATFNRAKLNGAYGYVLKPFQERELQIVIEIAFSQFEDKIKILKLENLISDVERLNAVDTFASGFIHAINTSLTQIFMAYNTLKNEQVLSTNLNVITALNLIDTASNSIKSTVKNYNHLLDSLELDAPVSFSIFEGCKEALDICKYYALSKKVLIKELKGSKQTYIYISRSVLFLSLVNVIKTICDFIQNDSDSWIEINWEENTIKDERIIKISFSGELLDSEMRKNIFNPLSDSSEKIKINKFALVTTKNLLEKCHSDLFFGTDEDINCFAIKVKILQKN
- the ggt gene encoding gamma-glutamyltransferase — its product is MKKISYFLLKILLINSVNINYAFPLIDATQFQNIEKNTEIYKPIFGRNGIVVSEEEMASKIGVEILRQGGNAIDAAVAVGFALAVTFPEAGNIGGGGFMMIWLNKEKKAININYREKAPFLATKNMFLKANGNIDNDKLDKSYLSTGVPGTVMGLTYALKKYGKLPLDKVIKPAIDLAENGFIVSHALSQSLIDSEKLLSTSNETKKIFFNNGKPIKVGDNLIQHDLAKTLKIISELGSDGFYKGEIAKKIVDDMKANGGIISLEDLSNYNVEEQTPIHGKYKNYNIYSVPPPSSGGVTIIEMLNILENFDLKKYPLNSAKYFHLMNEIMSYAYFDRNNKLGDPNFVKNPLDLLTNKEYSKLLAKKINLSTHTPSSKIESSKNSKKEEINTTHFSIIDSEGNMVSNTYTLNFSFGNGKVVKGAGFILNNEMGDFTAKIGSANSYGLVQGEKNIIAPQKRPLSSMSPTILLNDKSEPILVVGAPGGSRIISQVFNFLVRYIDYHKNIATCIATPKFHNQLWPDIFFYEEGTSPDTLEKMVKMGHKIKLSEPFGSLQAAEVKELNKQYFGFTDPRTEGGAAIGFFQ